The Salvelinus fontinalis isolate EN_2023a chromosome 31, ASM2944872v1, whole genome shotgun sequence genome has a window encoding:
- the mapk13 gene encoding mitogen-activated protein kinase 13, which translates to MESQTQYTREEINSTIWEVPEKYTRLKQIGTGAYGSVCSVINVKTNEKVAIKKLHRPFQSEIFAKRAYRELRLLKHMKHENVIGLLDVFTPAAGLDEFTDFYLVMPYMFTDLSKVKGLLTEDRVQFLVYQMLCGLRYIHKAGIIHRDLKPGNLAVNQDCELKILDFGLARHAEAEMTGYVVTRWYRAPEVILNWMHYTQTVDIWSVGCIMGEMINGKTLFKGKDYMDQLTQIMKVTGVPGPDFVQKLDSQEAKNYVRSLPHFPRKDFSKLFPRASAQAIDLLEKMLVLDGETRLTAESALTHPYFDGLRDPEDCPEPQPYDDSHDNATLPLEDWRRLSFKEVKSFVPFPRRDSKRRNTLTISP; encoded by the exons ATGGAGTCGCAGACACAGTACACCCGAGAAGAGATCAACAGCACGATTTGGGAAGTGCCAGAGAAGTACACGCGATTGAAGCAAATTGGGACAGGGGCGTACGGTTCCGTATG CTCGGTAATAAATGTGAAGACCAATGAGAAAGTGGCCATTAAGAAGCTTCACCGGCCCTTCCAGTCTGAGATTTTTGCAAAGAGGGCTTATCGGGAGCTTCGACTGCTCAAGCACATGAAACATGAAaat GTGATAGGGCTTCTGGATGTGTTTACTCCTGCTGCTGGGCTCGATGAATTCACAGATTT CTACCTGGTGATGCCTTACATGTTCACCGACCTCTCCAAAGTCAAAGGGCTTCTCACTGAAGACCGAGTGCAGTTCCTTGTCTATCAGATGCTGTGTGGACTAAGG TACATTCACAAAGCTGGCATCATCCACAGG GACCTGAAACCTGGTAACTTGGCTGTCAATCAAGACTGTGAATTAAAG ATCCTGGACTTTGGTCTTGCTCGCCATGCCGAGGCGGAGATGACAGGCTATGTTGTGACCCGCTGGTACCGGGCACCAGAGGTCATTTTAAATTGGATGCACTACACCCAGACTG TGGACATCTGGTCTGTGGGCTGTATCATGGGAGAGATGATCAATGGGAAGACGCTTTTCAAAGGGAAAGACT ACATGGATCAGCTGACTCAGATCATGAAAGTAACTGGAGTACCCGGACCTGACTTCGTTCAGAAACTGGACTCTCAGGAG GCAAAAAACTATGTGCGGTCCCTCCCTCACTTTCCCAGAAAAGACTTCTCTAAGTTGTTCCCCAGAGCAAGTGCACAGG CGATTGACCTTCTTGAGAAAATGCTGGTTTTGGATGGTGAGACTCGGCTTACTGCTGAGAGTGCTCTGACACACCCGTATTTTGATGGCTTGAGAGATCCAGAGGACTGTCCTGAGCCACAGCCATATGATGACAGTCACGACAATGCCACGCTGCCTCTGGAGGATTGGAGGC GGTTATCCTTCAAAGAGGTGAAGAGCTTTGTGCCATTCCCACGACGGGACTCCAAGAGGCGAAACACACTCACAATTTCTCCGTGA